The DNA segment atgtagcgccgtttatatggaaacctacagtctgtcaagaaagtggagaaaataaaaagtgacagcatcgtagtgtcatccctttcaaatcaatctaagaaaaaaaggatgacactacgatgttgccactttttaatttcttcactttcttgacggactatctaatgctaagtactcacatgatacggttttgctcgatagttttactccaaatcgagtaataattactgtgtggaccgcaaaactcacagctcgaaggccaATCGAAGGCTCGCagcgagccggcttgatggaattaaatatatcgatttaggcgctttgcagacgacggggcagggagggccggtcaatttcgccgcgaacgatagcacaaagggaatcctatattaccaacgcacaagTGACACGACGGGCAAAAAGTCCGCGCGGCTGCGCATgtctgcatgtaaactggtttgtgatCACagaaaccagtttacatgcagtaacgcagacggcgtttgctttgtgtacgcggcgcgggcagccgcagacatcgacgggcgtaccGCGTACGTGGCGAaatttgctcgacgttattggctCGATCGAGCAACTTAGACTCTCGTGTAGTTTTCAGTaattttgccgggaatgtggaGACTGGAGCGGGctttatattcagaaaaaaacaaAGAAGGCGAAGAAGATTGTCAAAGTCAGAAAATTTTGATTACTCACGAAACGAATTGTTGGATTCTTGAAAATATCggcatttattttttataatttctcacATCTCCTATCAAACTTTATCAAACTCATAAGGTAATAAACGTTATTTGCTGTAATATCCAATTTGTGCGTGGATAGATTATATAAAGCTTTTGTGTCTAATCGCTATGTGGCTTGGAATTGTTATGATGACCGGTTTATAACCTTCTTTTAGATGTTTCTCACAAGATCAGAGTACGATCGTGGAGTCAATACCTTCAGTCCTGAAGGCAGGCTTTTCCAAGTGGAATATGCTATCGAAGCTATAAAGCTAGGGTCAACAGCCATTGGCATTTGCACGTCAGAGGGAGTAGTTCTCGCCGTCGAAAAGAGAATTACTTCTCCGCTTATGGAACCGACTACTATTGAAAAGATCGTGGAAGTCGATCGTCACATTGCTTGTGCAGTATCAGGACTTATGGCAGATTCTCGGTAAGTAAGTAAGGATAATGACTGGCAAAAAAAGACTGAATGTTTTAAGTCACATTTGTATATCGAAGTATCAATACTggtatatttaatttgaatcaTGATATCATTTCTATGTGTACTGTTCCATGTATTTTTTCTTGACATTGAATTTTACACTAATTAAGTTTTGCATAATATATTCCAGAAccttgtgtgtgtgtgggtCAATTAATAGTTCAGATGTTGATCTAGTAaaggacaaaaaaaaaaacaattattatcttattCCAGAACCTTGATAGAGAGAGCTCGTGTGGAGTGTCAGAACCACTGGTTTGTGTACAATGAGAAGATGAGCGTCGAGTCATGTGCACAGGCTGTATCCAACCTGGCCATTCAATTTGGAGACAGTGATGACAACAGCGGCACTGCCATGTCCAGACCATTTGGTGTTGCTGTGATGTTTGCAGGTTAGCTATTACCTTGATCGTGGACAAACCAGACACAATaccttatctattgttattgcaGCTGCATGTGGCTGCTTGGGAATTGAAGCATTAATAATTTAACTGTATCATAACATACTACTTATaactttcatttatttttttatactttagtTGACGCAAATTTGCAATCAATATCCTTTACTATACGCAAATTATCAAGaggtctaataaaaaaataatctaataattgaaaaatataacgtaTATTAATGAATTTATACTCTCAAACAGTATCTACGCAGTAATCACCTTCTAATGTAGTCGGGGGAAAATAAAACTGGATAAATCACACAAGAGACctttagtgacaaccctagGTACAAAAATCCggatataaattaaattggaTATAACTTCTGCTTCAGAtgtgatttttataatattgataaaggattactcacactattgtgtcatgcttaaaactttctTTGATTCGTTCTaattgcaaaattaaaaatctaaatctaaaatctatatatatatatatataatatatatatatatatatatatatatatatatatatatatatatatatatataaaactcaaaggtgactgactgattgacatagtgatctatcaacgcacagcccaaaccactggacggatcgggctgaaatttggcatgcaggtagatgttatgacgtaggcatccgctaagaaaggattttgataaattccaaccccaaggtgttcaaataggggatgaaagtttgtatatatacttattattatttgtataaatacttcttaacacgagtgaagccgcgggcaaaagctcattaataaataaatcaatatcTCCCttcttgatcacagtaggttaatcAAATTTGGAgaaaaagtataattatttatattaagttaGTTTAGGTgtttatattaagtaagttattattaatattaagtgattattcaattggtataaacaaaattaatgttacttgattcgttttttttttaaataaatttttatgcaTATTTATGACCCGGATAAAGCCAACTTcgacactctttaaaaaaaactacaaagaatatcgatctctgagttttactccaatgttaaatatattatatagctatcaactatagtattttgaaagaaaaacgagGTGACACAAAATTGAGGTATTTATCACACTGTGGGCTTTAACAACTACTATTATTGAATTTAACATGCATACTTAATTCTTCatgccccataagagcaccggtgatcgcgacaacaatagaatacaatagcatatcctggaaactgtgatcgaagtattaagcctgctttgttttcatttttattaaaacaggtttttttttatatcttagtagcaataaaaaatttgaaacagTTGTATTCTAATTTTCAATAGGTATTGATGAGAAAGGACCCCAGCTATTCCACATGGATCCAAGTGGTACATTTGTGCAATACGATGCTAAAGCCATCGGTTCTGGTAGTGAAGGAGCTCAGCAAAGTCTtaaggtaaattattattactgagATATTAATTTATAGTGTCAGAGAAATTACATAAGCAGAACAACATCATTTGCCCAAGCAAGTCAATTTACATCAagtcaatctatactaatattataaatgcgaaagtatctctgtctgtctgtctgtctgtctgtctgtctgtctgtctgtctcgctttcacgccaaaactactgaaccgattgcaatgaaattttgtacacagtttttctagagtctgagaaaggacataggctacattttgatgtgggaaaatatcttatttccatgaaaatatcgatgaaaatttattcgcattgcgcaggccagcgctcatcccgggggtcctgggttcgagtcccgcaggcggaacaagttttcaatgttcctgggtcttggatatgtattaaaataatatttcaaaaatcttaaatatattttatgtataatattataaaaaatccagaaatatatcgatgcaatttagttctaatacgattcaacagatggcgttttattttattttagttctaatacgattcaacagatggcgttttattttttacttaaatatattttatgtatctatacttctatactaatccatactaatattataaatgcgaaagtatctctgtctgtctgtctgtctcactttcacgccaaaaactaatattataaatgcgaaagtatctctgtctgtctgtctgtctgtctgtctgtctcgctttcacgccaaaactactgaaccgattgcaatgaaattttgtacacagttattctagagtctgagaaaggacataggctacattttgatgtgggaaaatatcttatttccatgaaaatatcgatgaaaatgaattcacattgcgcgtggccagcgctcatcccgggggtcctgggttcgagtcccgcaggcggaacaaaaagttttcaatgttcctgggtcttggatgtgtattaaaataatatttcaaaaatcttaaatatattttatgtataatattataaaaaatccagaaatatatcgacgcgatgcaatgaacattttagttctaatacgattcaacagatggcgcttttttttacttcgttggaacataaaactaatcatacttattagttattatgtttttgtatatattatttttaatacgttagaatattatgtttaataatattatcacttgctataataataatcaatctatcttatcttatagaactcctactgcatttctaaggagttcgagtgtgttgtgttggcctatattccatccaaaaaatatatcaatgcaatcaacattttaattctaatatatgaaaacagatggcgctttattttttacttcattattataacagaactaatcatacggtacctactttattatatattattgtttttattcataactagctgttgcccgcgacttcgtccgcgtggactttagtttatagcgcgcggtgtcaacaaaatttgtgtcaaatttaaaaactttttaaaaccctggtaagtggtacccctcttagggccgcgctacaccggaatggcagcgctgaaagtgcttgcctcgctgccattccggtgtagcgcggcccttaattaatcaaaatacccaaaaacagctgtgcagtgtgcacataatctgtactaatattatgaatgcgaaagtatctgtctgtctgtcagtctcgctttcacgccaaacgccaaaactaccgaaccgattgtaatgaaattttgtatactgatagtctaaagcctgagaaaggacataggctacttttttactggaaaaaagggttgtaagggtcgtaaatttgttcaaaaaattcataatagatggcgccgtgcgtcttctacatcgcgctgacgcttgctcaaaagtctttctataagaggtggtatcatcctacatttaaatctcgatttttttcgattgttatatctattctacggtattaaataactcagtactttatctgtgcaggcagtgacgtaaccttaagaccaaatttcaccaacgactgttaaagttaatgctcgaattagtatcacgttagctgttttgtttttcatatgaatgaaagagacgacaggatattttaacaagctgttaacactaacagacgttggtgaaattggggctaaacctatcaatgataaatagtttatgggtaaagttgtgtaattggggggctaaataagctttaaagtttggcataatatataaagtttaacatacaaaaatgaagtacttattgtttgcacactgcacagctgtattgatttaaggggtaccagggtttttttataaaagcttttgacaccaattttgttcacatcgcgcgctataaactgaagtccacgcggacgaagtcgcgggcaacagctagtattacatATTTGTAATCTTTTAGATGGGCTTGATATTATTAAACTAAACAAGTGTAGGTCCAATTTTATCTGTAAGTATTGcatttatacattttgtaatgtatttaatttttgttacaggAATCTTACCATAAATCCATGACGTTGAAGGAGGCTATAAAATCAGCTTTGACTATTCTCAAGCAAGTCATGGAGGAAAAACTCTCTGAAAGTAATGTGGAAGTCGTCACCATGACACCTGGTTCCCTATTCCACATGTTCAACAGAGAGCAGCTCGCCGAAGTGATTAAAGACATACCTTGAGTCACACTTTCCATAATACTGTTAGGTGTAAAGATTTTATTAAGTCATTGAAAATTATATccagttttaataaataaaatatataattgtgaTTAGAAATCTTTAAACCTAACAAAAAATTCACGTAAATGTAAAGTTCTATTTGCAGTAAATATTTGGTATCTTAGtgctcatattttattttattataccttaGTTGtgaaagtaagtatataaaacattacacaataTTGTAACATCtaaattataagtaattattgtattaaaacttacataaatataattagtattcaTTAAATCAGTTGCTAACACTTGTTAAAAAAGGTTAAGTACAGTAGGATATCAAATATTGGGTGTAATATAACTTTACATTGGTAAGGCTTGAAGTTACAGTAagtattcatttaaataaaaatcttttggtaactttttgttttcatttataCTAGTAGTAAGCCAAACCAAGTAGTACCAGTTACATGATAGATGTTGTGATTGACTTTTCATAAATCATAGTAATCATTGTTTTGCATCATCATGAATTTGTTATACAGAATATCAaggttaagtaaataatatttatcataaaaataagCAAATAAGCAAAATCAGTAGCATTACTGTTAGAATatgtcgcgttaagtcccgataatttaagttttaattattctttaaaatgagttttttgTTTACTTCAGGTAATCTCTGGAGTATCAGAACTGCAAAGTGAAAGTtcaaaaaatactataaaaagtaTACCTATTGGGAGGGTGGCTTAATTTCTTAGCtgctaaataattttaatatacacacactggcaaaattagaggaacataggtaaaaagggccacaacttgaactcaagtgggtcgggctgactgaaatccttttttatagttactaagctaatttaagaaataaaatattgaacaaaactggcaagttgacaggtttttatagcaattatgccctaataagtgtttttcgatgattgacgttgtaagtgttcctgataagaatggcgttttagcggggtgcaaggtatgctcagcttatttgattgtttggtttttggaagaacacattgcttagatacaaaattagtgatttcccagcatctgcgacagctagagttgtaaccacgatagaaaaaggtcacacctaccgttcggtcagtcaggccataggtgtgtcggcttccgtagtccatcgtaactttcaacgccaCAGAGAGACtcgatcttacgttcggagacgagaacaaggcagatatcgggtgacaatggttcaggatgaccattttgtaaagaaacaaaccttgagaaatcgacctcaaactgctatgcagacacgaaacctgtcggaacaggtccgagatgtacgtgtaagtgattgtacagtaagaagaagacttatAGAAGTctaattaaactcaaaagtgcctgtaagggcaccaaaacttgagactggacaccgaagagccaggctaagatttgcgcgtgaacatcaaaattagacaagtgagtgaaatcttgtgctgtacagtgatgggagcaattTCTGTGTACATTTggttgacaggcgataaagaatgtggataaatcgtAAGGAACGCTAtaggccatcaaacttaacggaaacagtggcctatgatgcaggcttcgtaatggtttggagtggcATATGATTTGGAATCCGCACGGAGCTGATGTTTAttgatgatggtactttgagagtacagggctatagcacagccatcctggaactgcatggtgtgccttttgcacagttttaggtagcaacttcaattttatgcgcgtccatagagtaaaaaaatcgggcattattacctaaacgatgctggcgtagcccaggtggagtgGCCAGCgcggtctacggatgtggatccgattgaagacatGTGGCACAtaaatgggtgaacggtacgagttaaaactccggtccaaaatgtgtccaggacctcgagttggcgctactggaaggagtaggagaatatcccacaggaaatgattgacaatcaaaatgcaagcatggaatggcgtatccaggccctcttgagatccatagaaggcattacacgcttttaacatgacatttctttaataaaaatggagaatttaacttaaaaacttactactgaaatttcaaagattttcttaaattttgatttttgccaatttttttctatttctcacgtttttatgccataaatttacataaaatttattttttaataatcaattagtacctaattaaataaataaatatataaaaaacagtgaacaatttccaaaaaatttaaaattttgttgtgttcctctaattttgccggtgtgtttagttTAAAACAATagttttgataataaaatatatttaccataaaataaacatgaattacaaaatactataaagacatcataatataaaagatataaaaataattcacataataaaatatttcatatgtTCGGATTAATTTTAATCCAaacgtaaacaaaaaaaatcctaaGTAATGAATAGTTTTGAACACAAACTTAAAAATGCATCAGAACCAAAAATAGGGTATTGTggacttaaaattaataaatgctTTTGCAGGACttacgattattatttttaatatttaagtacttacacaGATCTATAACAGCATGAACCACAAAAaacatattacaataatattatttataattattattatca comes from the Aricia agestis chromosome 6, ilAriAges1.1, whole genome shotgun sequence genome and includes:
- the LOC121728406 gene encoding proteasome subunit alpha type-5 translates to MFLTRSEYDRGVNTFSPEGRLFQVEYAIEAIKLGSTAIGICTSEGVVLAVEKRITSPLMEPTTIEKIVEVDRHIACAVSGLMADSRTLIERARVECQNHWFVYNEKMSVESCAQAVSNLAIQFGDSDDNSGTAMSRPFGVAVMFAGIDEKGPQLFHMDPSGTFVQYDAKAIGSGSEGAQQSLKESYHKSMTLKEAIKSALTILKQVMEEKLSESNVEVVTMTPGSLFHMFNREQLAEVIKDIP